One window from the genome of Anopheles coluzzii chromosome X, AcolN3, whole genome shotgun sequence encodes:
- the LOC120951413 gene encoding mitochondrial amidoxime-reducing component 1, with amino-acid sequence MLSKLVAEFGELPASQKALLVAAGIGSVALLSAGGYLVKRRIDNTPPKQWRKAGELTELYVYPVKSCAPIVLQQADCADLGPQRNLLRDRTFMVTNADGKFVTARMKPKMVLVQPRFDERFETMYLTAPGMPELRIEVGALGAADGTRSTVWGETVPTVDCGSEAARWFSRYLLDKEDGYRLRYYPLKYTSRRRHGGDTGSLQDETSYMLFNEASVTDLNRRLENKVTVLQFRPNFVVRGPEPYGEDRWRWVRIGDAVFRYEMPCLRCIFTTIDPASGVAHPDKEPLRTLKQYRQLPSYGESPAFGIHLGLRRAGEVKLGDPVYFA; translated from the exons ATGTTATCAA AACTTGTAGCCGAGTTCGGCGAGCTGCCGGCGTCACAAAAGGCGCTGCTGGTGGCAGCCGGCATCGGAAGCGTGGCGCTCCTGTCCGCCGGCGGCTACCTGGTGAAGCGGCGCATCGACAACACACCGCCGAAGCAGTGGCGCAAGGCGGGCGAGCTGACCGAGCTGTACGTCTACCCGGTCAAGTCGTGTGCGCCGATCGTGCTGCAGCAGGCGGACTGTGCCGATCTGGGGCCGCAGCGCAACCTGCTGCGCGACCGCACCTTCATGGTGACCAACGCCGACGGCAAGTTCGTGACGGCACGCATGAAGCCGAAGATGGTGCTGGTGCAGCCCCGGTTCGACGAGCGGTTCGAAACCATGTACCTGACCGCGCCCGGCATGCCCGAGCTGCGGATCGAGGTGGGTGCGCTCGGGGCGGCCGACGGGACGCGCAGCACGGTCTGGGGCGAAACCGTCCCCACGGTCGACTGTGGCAGCGAGGCGGCCCGGTGGTTTTCCCGCTACCTGCTCGACAAGGAGGACGGCTACCGGCTGCGCTACTATCCGCTGAAGTATACGAGCCGCCGGCGGCACGGCGGCGACACCGGCTCGCTGCAGGACGAAACGAGCTACATGCTGTTTAACGAGGCGAGCGTCACCGATCTGAACCGCCGGCTGGAGAACAAGGTGACGGTGCTGCAGTTCCGGCCGAACTTTGTCGTGCGCGGCCCGGAACCGTACGGCGAGGACCGGTGGCGCTGGGTCCGCATCGGGGACGCCGTGTTCCGGTACGAGATGCCGTGCCTGCGGTGCATCTTCACCACGATCGATCCGGCGTCCGGCGTGGCCCATCCGGACAAGGAGCCGCTGCGTACGCTCAAGCA GTACCGCCAGCTGCCATCGTACGGCGAGTCACCCGCGTTCGGCATTCATCTCGGACTGCGCCGTGCCGGTGAGGTGAAGCTGGGTGATCCAGTTTACTTCGCCTAA
- the LOC120951384 gene encoding mitochondrial amidoxime reducing component 2-like isoform X1: MIDFCSIPLTFRHQRNADGLSDEMLSRVSLVHLELLNDGAGGKPTAGQLLAVAAGVGVATALGYGVYRLLQYRAAQQPPSEWHRVGEVSDLWIYPIKSCGAVRVRQFQCSPIGPQVGFLRDRIFMVVKSADGKFITGRSHPTLVLVQPAFDAQYERMTLSAPGMMDIGVDVKKLLESSAPGSAEVWDQPVTAVDCGEEVARWLSRFLLSEDFGLRLVYYPLDRPTRPVREKNRIHRLLTARDSGALHDATSYMLVSEGSVADVNARLDKPVPALQFRANILVKGPSAFEEDDWKWIRIGDTVYRNVKPCTRCLFTNVDPETGVSSPEQEPLTTLRKYRLKPGLGQSPVVGMQMGIRTLGAIGLGDAVYVG; the protein is encoded by the exons ATGATTGATTTCTGCTCGATACCGCTCACTTTCAGGCATCAGCGCAACGCGGACGGGCTGTCGGACGAGATGCTTTCCA GAGTTTCTCTCGTGCATCTAGAGCTGCTGAACGATGGAGCGGGTGGCAAACCGACGGCCGGGCAGCTGTTGGCCGTCGCCGCCGGTGTCGGTGTGGCGACAGCGCTCGGGTACGGCGTGTACCGGCTGCTGCAGTACCGGGCGGCACAGCAACCCCCGTCCGAGTGGCACCGGGTCGGCGAGGTGTCCGATCTGTGGATCTATCCGATCAAATCGTGCGGCGCGGTCCGGGTGCGCCAGTTCCAGTGCTCGCCGATCGGGCCGCAGGTCGGGTTTCTGCGCGACCGCATCTTCATGGTGGTGAAGAGCGCGGACGGCAAGTTCATTACCGGCCGGTCCCATCCGACGCTCGTGCTGGTGCAGCCGGCGTTCGATGCGCAGTACGAGCGCATGACCCTGTCGGCGCCGGGCATGATGGACATCGGTGTGGACGTGAAGAAGCTGCTGGAGAGCAGCGCCCCGGGCAGTGCGGAGGTGTGGGACCAGCCGGTCACCGCGGTGGACTGTGGCGAGGAGGTGGCCCGCTGGCTGTCCCGCTTTCTGCTGAGCGAGGACTTTGGCCTGCGGCTGGTGTACTATCCGCTCGATCGGCCGACCCGCCCGGTGCGGGAGAAGAACCGCATCCACCGGCTGCTGACGGCGCGGGACTCGGGCGCGCTGCACGACGCCACCAGCTACATGCTCGTGTCGGAGGGCTCGGTCGCGGACGTGAACGCCCGGCTGGACAAACCGGTGCCGGCGCTCCAGTTCCGCGCCAACATACTGGTGAAGGGCCCGAGCGCATTCGAGGAGGACGACTGGAAGTGGATCCGGATCGGGGACACGGTCTACCGGAACGTGAAACCGTGCACCAG GTGTCTGTTCACGAACGTTGACCCCGAAACGGGGGTCAGCAGCCCGGAGCAGGAACCGCTGACCACGCTGCGCAAGTATCGCCTGAAACCGGGCCTCGGCCAGTCGCCGGTCGTCGGCATGCAGATGGGCATCCGTACGCTCGGTGCGATCGGGCTGGGCGATGCCGTGTACGTCGGAtga
- the LOC120951384 gene encoding mitochondrial amidoxime reducing component 2-like isoform X2: MIDFCSIPLTFRHQRNADGLSDEMLSKLLNDGAGGKPTAGQLLAVAAGVGVATALGYGVYRLLQYRAAQQPPSEWHRVGEVSDLWIYPIKSCGAVRVRQFQCSPIGPQVGFLRDRIFMVVKSADGKFITGRSHPTLVLVQPAFDAQYERMTLSAPGMMDIGVDVKKLLESSAPGSAEVWDQPVTAVDCGEEVARWLSRFLLSEDFGLRLVYYPLDRPTRPVREKNRIHRLLTARDSGALHDATSYMLVSEGSVADVNARLDKPVPALQFRANILVKGPSAFEEDDWKWIRIGDTVYRNVKPCTRCLFTNVDPETGVSSPEQEPLTTLRKYRLKPGLGQSPVVGMQMGIRTLGAIGLGDAVYVG, from the exons ATGATTGATTTCTGCTCGATACCGCTCACTTTCAGGCATCAGCGCAACGCGGACGGGCTGTCGGACGAGATGCTTTCCA AGCTGCTGAACGATGGAGCGGGTGGCAAACCGACGGCCGGGCAGCTGTTGGCCGTCGCCGCCGGTGTCGGTGTGGCGACAGCGCTCGGGTACGGCGTGTACCGGCTGCTGCAGTACCGGGCGGCACAGCAACCCCCGTCCGAGTGGCACCGGGTCGGCGAGGTGTCCGATCTGTGGATCTATCCGATCAAATCGTGCGGCGCGGTCCGGGTGCGCCAGTTCCAGTGCTCGCCGATCGGGCCGCAGGTCGGGTTTCTGCGCGACCGCATCTTCATGGTGGTGAAGAGCGCGGACGGCAAGTTCATTACCGGCCGGTCCCATCCGACGCTCGTGCTGGTGCAGCCGGCGTTCGATGCGCAGTACGAGCGCATGACCCTGTCGGCGCCGGGCATGATGGACATCGGTGTGGACGTGAAGAAGCTGCTGGAGAGCAGCGCCCCGGGCAGTGCGGAGGTGTGGGACCAGCCGGTCACCGCGGTGGACTGTGGCGAGGAGGTGGCCCGCTGGCTGTCCCGCTTTCTGCTGAGCGAGGACTTTGGCCTGCGGCTGGTGTACTATCCGCTCGATCGGCCGACCCGCCCGGTGCGGGAGAAGAACCGCATCCACCGGCTGCTGACGGCGCGGGACTCGGGCGCGCTGCACGACGCCACCAGCTACATGCTCGTGTCGGAGGGCTCGGTCGCGGACGTGAACGCCCGGCTGGACAAACCGGTGCCGGCGCTCCAGTTCCGCGCCAACATACTGGTGAAGGGCCCGAGCGCATTCGAGGAGGACGACTGGAAGTGGATCCGGATCGGGGACACGGTCTACCGGAACGTGAAACCGTGCACCAG GTGTCTGTTCACGAACGTTGACCCCGAAACGGGGGTCAGCAGCCCGGAGCAGGAACCGCTGACCACGCTGCGCAAGTATCGCCTGAAACCGGGCCTCGGCCAGTCGCCGGTCGTCGGCATGCAGATGGGCATCCGTACGCTCGGTGCGATCGGGCTGGGCGATGCCGTGTACGTCGGAtga
- the LOC120951384 gene encoding mitochondrial amidoxime reducing component 2-like isoform X3, translating into MLSRVSLVHLELLNDGAGGKPTAGQLLAVAAGVGVATALGYGVYRLLQYRAAQQPPSEWHRVGEVSDLWIYPIKSCGAVRVRQFQCSPIGPQVGFLRDRIFMVVKSADGKFITGRSHPTLVLVQPAFDAQYERMTLSAPGMMDIGVDVKKLLESSAPGSAEVWDQPVTAVDCGEEVARWLSRFLLSEDFGLRLVYYPLDRPTRPVREKNRIHRLLTARDSGALHDATSYMLVSEGSVADVNARLDKPVPALQFRANILVKGPSAFEEDDWKWIRIGDTVYRNVKPCTRCLFTNVDPETGVSSPEQEPLTTLRKYRLKPGLGQSPVVGMQMGIRTLGAIGLGDAVYVG; encoded by the exons ATGCTTTCCA GAGTTTCTCTCGTGCATCTAGAGCTGCTGAACGATGGAGCGGGTGGCAAACCGACGGCCGGGCAGCTGTTGGCCGTCGCCGCCGGTGTCGGTGTGGCGACAGCGCTCGGGTACGGCGTGTACCGGCTGCTGCAGTACCGGGCGGCACAGCAACCCCCGTCCGAGTGGCACCGGGTCGGCGAGGTGTCCGATCTGTGGATCTATCCGATCAAATCGTGCGGCGCGGTCCGGGTGCGCCAGTTCCAGTGCTCGCCGATCGGGCCGCAGGTCGGGTTTCTGCGCGACCGCATCTTCATGGTGGTGAAGAGCGCGGACGGCAAGTTCATTACCGGCCGGTCCCATCCGACGCTCGTGCTGGTGCAGCCGGCGTTCGATGCGCAGTACGAGCGCATGACCCTGTCGGCGCCGGGCATGATGGACATCGGTGTGGACGTGAAGAAGCTGCTGGAGAGCAGCGCCCCGGGCAGTGCGGAGGTGTGGGACCAGCCGGTCACCGCGGTGGACTGTGGCGAGGAGGTGGCCCGCTGGCTGTCCCGCTTTCTGCTGAGCGAGGACTTTGGCCTGCGGCTGGTGTACTATCCGCTCGATCGGCCGACCCGCCCGGTGCGGGAGAAGAACCGCATCCACCGGCTGCTGACGGCGCGGGACTCGGGCGCGCTGCACGACGCCACCAGCTACATGCTCGTGTCGGAGGGCTCGGTCGCGGACGTGAACGCCCGGCTGGACAAACCGGTGCCGGCGCTCCAGTTCCGCGCCAACATACTGGTGAAGGGCCCGAGCGCATTCGAGGAGGACGACTGGAAGTGGATCCGGATCGGGGACACGGTCTACCGGAACGTGAAACCGTGCACCAG GTGTCTGTTCACGAACGTTGACCCCGAAACGGGGGTCAGCAGCCCGGAGCAGGAACCGCTGACCACGCTGCGCAAGTATCGCCTGAAACCGGGCCTCGGCCAGTCGCCGGTCGTCGGCATGCAGATGGGCATCCGTACGCTCGGTGCGATCGGGCTGGGCGATGCCGTGTACGTCGGAtga
- the LOC120951384 gene encoding mitochondrial amidoxime reducing component 2-like isoform X4 yields the protein MLSKLLNDGAGGKPTAGQLLAVAAGVGVATALGYGVYRLLQYRAAQQPPSEWHRVGEVSDLWIYPIKSCGAVRVRQFQCSPIGPQVGFLRDRIFMVVKSADGKFITGRSHPTLVLVQPAFDAQYERMTLSAPGMMDIGVDVKKLLESSAPGSAEVWDQPVTAVDCGEEVARWLSRFLLSEDFGLRLVYYPLDRPTRPVREKNRIHRLLTARDSGALHDATSYMLVSEGSVADVNARLDKPVPALQFRANILVKGPSAFEEDDWKWIRIGDTVYRNVKPCTRCLFTNVDPETGVSSPEQEPLTTLRKYRLKPGLGQSPVVGMQMGIRTLGAIGLGDAVYVG from the exons ATGCTTTCCA AGCTGCTGAACGATGGAGCGGGTGGCAAACCGACGGCCGGGCAGCTGTTGGCCGTCGCCGCCGGTGTCGGTGTGGCGACAGCGCTCGGGTACGGCGTGTACCGGCTGCTGCAGTACCGGGCGGCACAGCAACCCCCGTCCGAGTGGCACCGGGTCGGCGAGGTGTCCGATCTGTGGATCTATCCGATCAAATCGTGCGGCGCGGTCCGGGTGCGCCAGTTCCAGTGCTCGCCGATCGGGCCGCAGGTCGGGTTTCTGCGCGACCGCATCTTCATGGTGGTGAAGAGCGCGGACGGCAAGTTCATTACCGGCCGGTCCCATCCGACGCTCGTGCTGGTGCAGCCGGCGTTCGATGCGCAGTACGAGCGCATGACCCTGTCGGCGCCGGGCATGATGGACATCGGTGTGGACGTGAAGAAGCTGCTGGAGAGCAGCGCCCCGGGCAGTGCGGAGGTGTGGGACCAGCCGGTCACCGCGGTGGACTGTGGCGAGGAGGTGGCCCGCTGGCTGTCCCGCTTTCTGCTGAGCGAGGACTTTGGCCTGCGGCTGGTGTACTATCCGCTCGATCGGCCGACCCGCCCGGTGCGGGAGAAGAACCGCATCCACCGGCTGCTGACGGCGCGGGACTCGGGCGCGCTGCACGACGCCACCAGCTACATGCTCGTGTCGGAGGGCTCGGTCGCGGACGTGAACGCCCGGCTGGACAAACCGGTGCCGGCGCTCCAGTTCCGCGCCAACATACTGGTGAAGGGCCCGAGCGCATTCGAGGAGGACGACTGGAAGTGGATCCGGATCGGGGACACGGTCTACCGGAACGTGAAACCGTGCACCAG GTGTCTGTTCACGAACGTTGACCCCGAAACGGGGGTCAGCAGCCCGGAGCAGGAACCGCTGACCACGCTGCGCAAGTATCGCCTGAAACCGGGCCTCGGCCAGTCGCCGGTCGTCGGCATGCAGATGGGCATCCGTACGCTCGGTGCGATCGGGCTGGGCGATGCCGTGTACGTCGGAtga
- the LOC120957027 gene encoding vesicle-associated membrane protein 7 has product MPILYSMVSRGQTVLARYADCIGNFTEVTEQIIPKIQLIDHKLTYLHGNYLIHYICDNRVIYMCITDDRFDRSRAFLFLQDINERFICMYGLTVATAISYAMNTEFARTLAAQMRQFNEGHEQDAISRVNGEIDELKDIMVKNIENITNRGERLELLVNQTENLRNNSVTFRQTSRNLARTMFWRNVRMYFLVAAILLFVIYVIVSMACGGLLWQSCIHSSPAPKGPPNGGGL; this is encoded by the exons ATGCCGATCCTGTACAGCATGGTGTCGCGGGGCCAAACCGTGCTGGCCCGGTACGCGGACTGTATCGGTAATTTCACCGAGGTGACCGAACAAATCATCCCGAAGATACAGCTGATCGATCACAAGCTTACCTACTTGCACGGCAACTATCTGATACATTACATCTGCGACAACCGGGTCATCTATATGTGCATCACGGACGAC CGCTTCGATCGATCCCGTGCCTTCCTCTTTCTGCAAGACATCAACGAGCGGTTCATCTGCATGTACGGGCTGACCGTGGCGACCGCGATTTCGTACGCGATGAACACCGAGTTCGCCCGTACGCTCGCCGCACAGATGCGCCAGTTCAACGAGGGCCATGAGCAGGACGCGATCAGCCGCGTCAATGGCGAGATTGACGAGCTGAAGGACATTATGGTGAAGAACATCGAAAACATCACCAACCGGGGCGAACGGCTCGAGCTGCTCGTCAACCAGACGGAAAATCTCCGTAACAAT TCTGTGACATTCCGGCAAACGTCGCGCAATCTGGCCCGCACCATGTTCTGGCGTAACGTGCGCATGTACTTTCTCGTCGCCGCCATACTGCTGTTCGTGATCTACGTGATCGTGAGCATGGCCTGCGGTGGGTTGCTGTGGCAGAGCTGCATCCACTCGTCGCCCGCACCGAAGGGGCCACCGAACGGTGGGGGTTTGTAA